The following coding sequences are from one Deltaproteobacteria bacterium window:
- a CDS encoding PilT/PilU family type 4a pilus ATPase yields MRRIDLNFVLKEMLRAHPRISDLNFTVGRPCQVAGDGRLHAAEIGLGTGVLTPSQTEELALALIDDDRRLLMDLFRHGSCDLSYHLPDGPRFRVNVFSQQGTYSIVMRRLSSKVPTLQDLSLPDAFLSISKEKNGIVLFTGATGTGKTTSLAAILEEINRRENLHVITLEDPIEYVHTHKQATFNQRELGKDFDTFANGLRAALRQAPHVILVGEIRDRETMEIALNAAETGHLVFSTLHTISAAHTINRILGMFSKDEEQQIRFRLADTIRWVVGQRLLPRIGGGRVAIFEIMQNNVRIKDAILNGEGEGKTFYEIIDSGSAYQMQTFDQHIVRLYAEGVITEETGIAYASSRAAVRQGIDRIKSSKGEKTSDIGDLKIDWNV; encoded by the coding sequence ATGAGAAGGATAGACCTGAACTTCGTCCTGAAAGAGATGCTCAGGGCGCATCCGAGGATCTCGGATCTCAACTTCACGGTGGGAAGACCCTGTCAGGTTGCGGGTGACGGCAGGCTTCATGCGGCTGAAATCGGGCTTGGAACGGGTGTCCTCACACCGTCCCAGACCGAGGAGCTGGCCCTTGCCCTGATCGACGACGACCGGCGTCTCCTCATGGATCTCTTCAGGCACGGCTCCTGTGACCTCTCCTATCACCTGCCAGACGGCCCCAGGTTTCGCGTGAACGTCTTTTCCCAGCAGGGCACCTACAGCATCGTCATGAGGAGGCTTTCGAGCAAGGTGCCGACCTTGCAGGATCTCTCCCTCCCCGATGCGTTCCTTTCCATATCCAAGGAAAAAAACGGCATCGTCCTTTTCACGGGCGCAACCGGAACAGGCAAGACCACATCTCTTGCCGCCATCCTCGAAGAGATCAACCGAAGGGAAAACCTCCACGTCATCACCCTCGAAGACCCCATCGAATATGTCCACACGCACAAACAGGCGACATTCAACCAGCGCGAACTCGGAAAAGACTTCGACACCTTTGCGAACGGCCTTCGAGCCGCCCTCCGCCAGGCCCCTCACGTGATCCTCGTGGGCGAGATACGCGACCGGGAGACCATGGAGATCGCCCTCAACGCAGCTGAGACAGGTCATCTCGTCTTCTCCACCCTGCACACTATAAGTGCGGCCCATACTATCAACCGCATCCTCGGCATGTTTTCCAAGGATGAGGAGCAGCAGATCAGGTTCCGTCTTGCGGACACGATCAGATGGGTGGTGGGACAGAGGCTTCTGCCTCGAATCGGCGGGGGGCGTGTTGCCATATTCGAGATCATGCAGAACAACGTGCGCATCAAGGACGCGATCTTGAACGGAGAGGGCGAGGGTAAGACCTTCTATGAAATCATCGACTCTGGGTCGGCCTACCAGATGCAGACCTTTGATCAGCACATCGTGCGCCTCTATGCAGAGGGGGTGATCACCGAAGAGACGGGTATCGCATACGCAAGCAGCAGGGCCGCGGTCCGCCAGGGGATCGACCGGATCAAGAGCTCGAAGGGTGAGAAGACCTCGGACATCGGGGATCTCAAGATCGACTGGAATGTATGA